A portion of the Bacteroides faecium genome contains these proteins:
- the rsxE gene encoding electron transport complex subunit RsxE, with the protein MNNFKVMMNGIVKENPIFVLLLGMCPTLGTTSSAINGMGMGLATMFVLICSNVVISSIKNLIPDMVRIPSFIVVIASFVTLLQMIMQAYVPDLYATLGLFIPLIVVNCIVLGRAEAFAAKNNPIASMFDGIGMGLGFTIALTLLGAVREFLGTGKIFDLTIMPEEYGMLVFVLAPGAFIALGYLIAIINKLRIEN; encoded by the coding sequence ATGAATAACTTTAAAGTAATGATGAACGGGATTGTCAAAGAGAATCCTATTTTTGTGCTCCTGCTTGGTATGTGTCCCACATTGGGTACGACTTCATCGGCTATCAATGGTATGGGTATGGGGCTTGCCACGATGTTCGTATTGATTTGCTCGAACGTGGTAATCTCTTCCATCAAGAACCTGATACCGGACATGGTGCGTATCCCTTCATTTATCGTGGTGATTGCGTCTTTCGTAACGCTGCTTCAGATGATAATGCAAGCTTATGTGCCGGATTTGTATGCTACGCTCGGTCTTTTCATTCCGTTGATTGTAGTAAACTGTATTGTGTTGGGACGTGCCGAAGCGTTCGCCGCGAAAAATAATCCGATTGCTTCCATGTTCGACGGTATCGGCATGGGATTGGGCTTTACTATTGCCCTCACTCTGCTGGGTGCTGTTCGCGAATTCCTGGGAACAGGCAAGATTTTCGACCTGACAATCATGCCGGAAGAATACGGAATGTTGGTATTTGTACTGGCTCCGGGCGCTTTCATCGCTTTGGGATACCTCATTGCAATAATTAATAAATTGAGAATTGAAAATTGA
- a CDS encoding RnfABCDGE type electron transport complex subunit G, with product MKKLQSSLKNMLLVLTGVTAVSVALLAYVNELTKGPIAEANAKTLNEALKKVLPEFTNNPVAESDTIFGEKDGKKFVDFIVYPAKNGEELVGTAVEAKSMGFGGELKVLVGFNAEGKIYNYSLLAHAETPGLGSKADKWFGAYDPTKGEQGVTHEESTKSILGMNPGEAPLTVSKDGGSIDAITASTISSRAFLNAVNAAYQAYKAEGGEVNGVTGASQKAAGENADADAATGATIKVELTDSISAN from the coding sequence ATGAAAAAGTTACAATCATCTTTAAAGAATATGTTGCTGGTGCTTACGGGTGTGACTGCTGTCTCCGTAGCGTTACTGGCTTATGTGAACGAACTGACCAAAGGCCCTATCGCTGAAGCGAACGCGAAGACGCTGAACGAGGCGCTGAAGAAGGTTCTTCCCGAATTTACCAATAATCCGGTAGCGGAAAGCGATACTATTTTCGGTGAGAAAGACGGAAAGAAGTTCGTTGATTTTATCGTCTATCCGGCAAAGAACGGCGAAGAGCTGGTCGGCACGGCTGTTGAAGCTAAGTCGATGGGATTCGGCGGTGAATTGAAAGTGCTGGTAGGCTTTAATGCCGAAGGCAAAATCTATAATTACTCTCTGCTGGCTCATGCGGAAACTCCGGGACTGGGTTCGAAAGCTGACAAATGGTTTGGCGCTTATGATCCCACGAAAGGCGAACAAGGCGTGACGCATGAAGAAAGTACAAAATCTATCCTGGGTATGAATCCGGGTGAAGCTCCGCTGACTGTGAGCAAAGACGGTGGCTCGATAGATGCTATCACTGCGTCTACTATCAGCTCGCGCGCATTCCTGAATGCTGTGAATGCAGCGTACCAGGCATACAAAGCAGAGGGTGGGGAAGTGAACGGTGTCACCGGTGCTTCTCAAAAGGCTGCCGGTGAAAATGCAGACGCGGATGCAGCTACTGGAGCTACGATTAAAGTTGAACTTACTGATTCTATCAGTGCTAATTAA
- the rsxA gene encoding electron transport complex subunit RsxA — protein sequence MEYILIFISAIFVNNIVLSQFLGICPFLGVSKKVETAMGMSAAVAFVLTIATIVTFLIQKFVLDVFGLGYLQTITFILVIAGLVQMVEIILKKVSPALYQALGVFLPLITTNCCILGVAILVIQKDFDLLTGVVYAFSTALGFGLALVLFAGLREQMSLVKIPKGMQGTPIALITAGLLAMAFMGFSGVV from the coding sequence ATGGAATATATATTGATTTTTATTTCGGCAATCTTTGTAAACAACATCGTGTTGTCGCAGTTCTTGGGTATCTGTCCGTTCCTCGGCGTATCCAAGAAAGTGGAAACTGCGATGGGTATGAGCGCTGCGGTTGCTTTCGTGCTGACCATCGCCACCATCGTAACCTTCCTGATTCAGAAGTTTGTCCTTGATGTTTTCGGTTTGGGATACTTGCAGACGATTACTTTCATCCTGGTGATTGCCGGACTGGTGCAGATGGTGGAAATCATCCTGAAGAAAGTCTCTCCGGCCCTTTATCAGGCATTGGGTGTGTTCCTGCCGCTGATTACGACCAACTGTTGTATTCTTGGTGTGGCTATCCTGGTGATTCAGAAAGACTTTGATTTGCTGACAGGAGTTGTGTATGCTTTCTCTACGGCTTTGGGCTTCGGGCTGGCACTGGTACTCTTTGCCGGACTGCGTGAACAGATGAGCCTGGTGAAAATCCCGAAAGGGATGCAAGGCACTCCGATTGCCCTGATTACCGCCGGTCTGCTTGCCATGGCATTCATGGGATTCTCAGGTGTGGTGTAA
- the galE gene encoding UDP-glucose 4-epimerase GalE translates to MKERILVTGGTGYIGSHTVVELQNSGYEVIIIDNLSNSSADVVDNIEKVSGIRPVFEKLDCLDLEGLDAVFTKYKGIKAIIHFAASKAVGESVEKPLLYYRNNLVSLINLLELMPKHGVEGIVFSSSCTVYGQPDELPVTEKAPIKKAESPYGNTKQINEEIIRDTVASGAPINAIMLRYFNPIGAHPTALLGELPNGVPQNLIPYLTQTAMGIREKLSVFGDDYDTPDGSCIRDFINVVDLAKAHVIAIRRILEKGQKEKVEVFNIGTGRGVSVLELINGFEKATGVKLNYQIVGRRAGDIEKVWANPDFANNELGWKAVETLEDTLRSAWNWQLKLRERGIQ, encoded by the coding sequence ATGAAAGAAAGAATTTTAGTAACGGGCGGAACAGGATATATAGGTTCGCACACCGTAGTAGAACTACAAAACAGTGGATATGAAGTAATCATCATCGATAATTTATCAAATTCAAGCGCTGACGTTGTTGACAATATAGAGAAGGTATCCGGTATTCGTCCGGTTTTCGAGAAATTGGATTGTCTCGATTTGGAAGGTCTGGATGCTGTGTTTACTAAATATAAAGGAATTAAGGCTATTATTCACTTTGCAGCGAGCAAAGCAGTTGGAGAATCAGTGGAGAAACCGTTGCTTTATTATCGCAACAACCTCGTTTCTTTAATCAATCTCCTCGAGTTAATGCCTAAACATGGAGTGGAAGGTATCGTGTTCTCTTCTTCTTGTACAGTATACGGTCAGCCGGATGAACTGCCGGTAACGGAAAAGGCCCCGATCAAGAAAGCGGAATCGCCTTATGGAAATACCAAACAAATTAATGAAGAGATTATTCGCGATACAGTAGCTTCCGGAGCTCCGATCAATGCTATCATGCTGCGTTATTTCAATCCGATTGGCGCGCATCCTACCGCATTGCTGGGTGAACTGCCGAATGGTGTTCCTCAAAACCTGATTCCTTATCTCACTCAGACTGCTATGGGTATCCGTGAGAAACTTAGCGTGTTTGGTGATGATTATGATACGCCTGACGGCTCTTGTATCCGTGACTTTATCAATGTTGTTGACTTGGCTAAAGCACACGTAATCGCTATCCGTCGTATCTTGGAAAAGGGACAGAAAGAAAAAGTAGAAGTATTCAATATCGGTACGGGACGTGGTGTTTCCGTTTTGGAATTAATCAATGGCTTTGAAAAAGCTACCGGTGTGAAATTGAATTACCAGATAGTCGGACGCCGTGCAGGTGATATCGAAAAGGTTTGGGCAAACCCTGATTTCGCAAATAATGAACTGGGTTGGAAAGCCGTAGAAACTTTGGAAGATACTTTACGTTCTGCATGGAACTGGCAACTGAAGCTCCGTGAGAGAGGTATTCAGTAA
- a CDS encoding RnfABCDGE type electron transport complex subunit D: MENKLIVSLSPHVHGGDSVKKNMYGVLIALVPAFLVSLYFFGLGALIVTATSVAACLFFEWAIGKYLMKKPTTTVCDGSAVITGVLLAFNLPSNLPIWIIVLGALFAIGVGKMSFGGLGCNPFNPALAGRVFLLLSFPVQMTSWPVVGQLTAYTDATTGATPLALMKQAIHGDTSALSQIPDALSLLIGQNGGCIGEVSALALLIGLVYMLWKKIITWHIPVSILVTVFVFAGIMHLADPEKYVSPVLQLLSGGLMLGAVFMATDYVTSPMSKKGMLIYGVCIGLLTVIIRLFGAYPEGMSFAILIMNAFTPLINTYCKPKRFGEVAKKK, from the coding sequence ATGGAAAATAAATTAATCGTATCACTATCACCCCACGTTCATGGCGGAGACAGCGTGAAGAAGAACATGTACGGCGTGCTGATTGCACTGGTTCCGGCTTTTCTGGTGTCTCTCTATTTCTTCGGACTGGGTGCCCTGATTGTTACAGCTACTTCCGTTGCGGCTTGTTTGTTCTTCGAATGGGCAATCGGAAAATATTTGATGAAGAAACCGACCACGACTGTCTGCGACGGCTCTGCCGTTATCACAGGTGTGTTGCTGGCATTTAACTTACCTTCCAATCTGCCCATCTGGATTATCGTCCTCGGCGCACTGTTTGCTATCGGTGTAGGCAAGATGTCTTTTGGCGGACTGGGTTGCAACCCTTTCAACCCGGCATTGGCGGGACGTGTGTTCCTGTTGCTCTCTTTCCCGGTGCAGATGACAAGTTGGCCGGTAGTCGGTCAGTTGACCGCTTACACGGACGCCACCACCGGCGCTACTCCGCTGGCGTTGATGAAGCAGGCGATTCATGGCGATACCTCTGCGTTGAGCCAGATTCCGGATGCTTTGAGCCTGTTGATCGGGCAGAACGGCGGATGTATCGGTGAGGTCAGTGCGTTGGCGCTGCTGATTGGGCTGGTTTATATGCTTTGGAAGAAGATTATCACTTGGCATATCCCTGTATCTATCCTGGTGACTGTATTCGTATTTGCAGGTATCATGCACCTGGCAGATCCTGAAAAATATGTTTCTCCGGTATTGCAGTTACTCTCCGGCGGTCTGATGCTGGGTGCTGTCTTTATGGCAACCGACTACGTGACTTCTCCGATGAGCAAGAAAGGAATGTTGATTTATGGTGTTTGTATCGGTCTGCTGACGGTCATTATCCGTCTGTTCGGTGCCTATCCCGAAGGTATGTCATTCGCCATCCTGATTATGAATGCGTTCACTCCGCTGATTAACACCTATTGTAAACCTAAACGCTTTGGGGAGGTAGCGAAGAAGAAATGA